A single region of the Bacillus cereus genome encodes:
- a CDS encoding GNAT family N-acetyltransferase gives MNVVEKLGENNISCLISLSERIGWDYSLEEIDTILSSGIVYGMRNGKGEVIASAAIILYEGALASIGMVIVHPDYKGRGLGKTIIDSCVKSVSTHTPIMLIATDEGKPLYEKLGFRAVSYVSKYICNVYNEFHKYETNEEYIINYEEQDFEDIVQIDEGAFGANRKEFLRYRITQSEQCVVIKDRKKKIIGYGLSIQTPENKIIGPIVAKNDTMAMGIVHSLAKGHIGKLRIDVPEGKKDFMKELEITGFKKANTPPIMMKNSDELLKRNNELYSIAAQIFG, from the coding sequence GTGAATGTAGTGGAGAAGCTTGGAGAAAATAATATATCATGTCTTATTAGTCTATCGGAAAGGATAGGCTGGGATTATAGTTTAGAAGAAATCGACACCATTTTAAGTTCAGGTATCGTATATGGCATGCGGAATGGAAAGGGAGAAGTAATTGCTAGTGCAGCAATTATATTATATGAAGGGGCATTAGCGTCTATCGGAATGGTGATTGTACATCCAGATTATAAAGGAAGAGGGCTCGGAAAAACGATAATAGATTCATGCGTTAAGAGCGTATCAACTCATACTCCAATTATGCTAATTGCTACGGATGAAGGAAAGCCTTTATATGAAAAGCTAGGATTCAGAGCGGTGAGTTATGTTTCTAAATACATATGTAATGTGTATAATGAATTTCATAAATATGAAACAAATGAAGAGTATATCATTAACTATGAAGAGCAAGATTTTGAAGATATAGTACAAATAGATGAAGGTGCATTTGGAGCAAATCGTAAAGAATTTTTAAGGTATAGAATTACACAGAGTGAACAATGTGTAGTTATTAAAGATAGAAAGAAAAAAATTATAGGTTATGGTCTAAGTATACAAACACCAGAAAATAAAATAATAGGACCAATCGTTGCTAAAAATGACACAATGGCAATGGGAATTGTTCATTCTTTAGCAAAAGGACATATTGGAAAATTAAGAATTGATGTACCAGAAGGAAAGAAAGATTTCATGAAAGAATTAGAGATTACTGGTTTTAAAAAGGCTAATACACCACCAATTATGATGAAAAATAGCGATGAATTATTAAAAAGGAATAATGAGCTATATAGTATTGCGGCACAAATTTTTGGATGA
- a CDS encoding QueT transporter family protein: MNIRTLVGNGILAALYIAVSMLIQPFGFTNVQFRISEMFNHLVVFNKKAIYGIVLGVFLTNLFFSPMIAYDLVFGVGQSILALLATIISMRFIKGVWARMIFNTVIFTVTMFMIAIELHLAFDLPFLLTWLTCAVGEFVVMAIGMPVMYWINKRVQFERFM, translated from the coding sequence ATGAATATAAGAACATTAGTCGGTAATGGTATTTTAGCGGCATTATATATTGCTGTTTCTATGCTTATTCAGCCATTTGGCTTTACGAATGTACAGTTTCGTATTTCAGAGATGTTTAATCATCTCGTTGTATTCAATAAGAAAGCAATTTACGGGATTGTATTAGGTGTATTTTTAACGAATCTCTTTTTCTCACCTATGATCGCTTACGATTTAGTGTTTGGAGTAGGACAATCGATTCTTGCACTACTTGCAACTATTATTTCTATGCGCTTTATTAAAGGTGTTTGGGCTCGCATGATTTTTAATACGGTGATCTTTACAGTCACAATGTTTATGATAGCAATCGAACTTCATCTTGCATTTGATCTGCCATTTTTATTAACATGGCTAACGTGTGCAGTTGGTGAATTTGTTGTAATGGCGATTGGTATGCCTGTAATGTACTGGATTAATAAGCGAGTACAATTTGAAAGATTTATGTAA
- the cspB gene encoding cold shock-like protein CspB: protein MQGKVKWFNNEKGFGFIEMDGSDDVFVHFSAIQGDGYKALEEGQEVSFDITEGNRGPQAANVVKL from the coding sequence ATGCAAGGAAAAGTAAAATGGTTTAACAATGAAAAAGGTTTTGGATTTATCGAAATGGACGGCTCTGATGATGTATTCGTACATTTCTCTGCTATTCAAGGCGACGGCTACAAAGCTTTAGAGGAAGGTCAAGAAGTATCTTTCGACATTACTGAAGGAAACCGTGGACCTCAAGCTGCTAACGTAGTAAAACTTTAA
- a CDS encoding DUF350 domain-containing protein, which produces MINFLLYLGVSLALLSIGLFLMEVTTKVKEFKLMAQGNKAVSYVLGGRVLGLAIVLYSTAANSISLLDMVSWGAVGILAQIVVFYLAEWLTPRFNINESLEEDNQAVGLFLMFLSLSIGVVIAGCVTY; this is translated from the coding sequence ATGATTAATTTTTTACTATATTTAGGAGTATCACTTGCACTGTTATCTATCGGCCTTTTTCTTATGGAAGTAACAACGAAAGTGAAAGAGTTCAAGTTAATGGCTCAAGGAAACAAAGCGGTAAGCTATGTACTTGGAGGAAGAGTACTTGGGCTAGCTATCGTTTTATATTCAACAGCTGCTAATTCTATTTCACTTTTGGATATGGTTTCGTGGGGAGCAGTTGGGATATTAGCACAGATTGTTGTATTTTATTTAGCAGAATGGCTTACACCACGTTTTAACATTAATGAAAGCCTCGAAGAAGATAATCAAGCAGTCGGTCTATTCCTTATGTTTTTATCACTTTCAATCGGAGTTGTAATTGCTGGTTGTGTAACATATTAA
- a CDS encoding sulfurtransferase, whose protein sequence is MIVTVEWLREHIEDENVRIIDCRFDLANPNWGREKYEEEHILHALYFDLNLDLSSPVTEHGGRHPLPNIEEFVDKLSQAGIDEHTTVIAYDSQAGANASRLWWLLNYVGHEKVYILDAGLPAWKENGLRTTAEIPVVARKTFKANIQDHMLVTMDTVKENIHAGTDITLIDSREPKRYIGAEELVDSKAGHIPTAVNYFWKDGILESGRFKNNEEQQGRFQNLDKEKETIVYCGSGVTACPNIVALKLAGFQNVKLYAGSWSDWISYPENQIEKEED, encoded by the coding sequence ATGATAGTTACAGTCGAATGGTTACGTGAGCATATAGAAGATGAGAACGTCCGTATAATCGATTGTCGTTTTGATTTAGCGAATCCTAATTGGGGTAGAGAAAAGTATGAGGAAGAACATATTCTTCATGCGTTATATTTTGATTTAAATTTAGATCTATCAAGTCCTGTAACAGAACATGGTGGCCGCCATCCGTTGCCAAATATTGAGGAGTTTGTAGACAAGCTTTCGCAAGCTGGTATTGATGAACATACGACAGTAATTGCGTATGACAGTCAAGCTGGTGCAAACGCCTCTCGTTTATGGTGGTTATTAAACTATGTAGGACATGAAAAAGTATATATATTAGATGCTGGACTTCCGGCTTGGAAAGAGAATGGATTACGTACAACGGCAGAAATTCCTGTTGTTGCACGAAAAACATTTAAAGCAAATATACAAGATCATATGCTTGTAACGATGGACACGGTCAAAGAGAATATTCATGCAGGTACAGATATTACGCTAATTGATTCTAGAGAGCCAAAACGTTATATTGGTGCTGAAGAACTCGTTGATTCGAAGGCAGGGCATATTCCAACAGCAGTAAACTATTTTTGGAAAGATGGAATTTTAGAATCAGGACGTTTTAAAAACAACGAGGAACAGCAAGGACGTTTCCAAAATCTCGATAAAGAGAAGGAAACAATTGTATATTGTGGTTCTGGCGTTACAGCGTGTCCAAATATAGTTGCATTAAAATTAGCTGGTTTTCAAAATGTTAAATTGTATGCAGGTAGCTGGAGTGATTGGATTTCTTATCCAGAAAATCAAATTGAAAAAGAAGAAGATTAA
- a CDS encoding isochorismatase family protein, with protein MKQALLIIDAQQELIDGNEQENEVFRKTVLLSTLNTAVQKAIDSNALIVFVRDIDVASGSGVGFEVHNQIKVPQSAILINKAATNSFYGTSLLELLKEEKINHIVIGGCKTEHCIDTAVRTATVQGFDVTLIKNGHSTTDSDVLSAEQIIGHHNKTLHGHYNVDHFSMVRDIEEDLFQPTHDQYRD; from the coding sequence ATGAAACAAGCACTATTAATTATCGATGCTCAGCAAGAATTAATTGATGGAAATGAACAAGAAAATGAAGTTTTTCGTAAAACCGTGCTATTATCTACACTAAATACAGCCGTACAAAAAGCAATAGATTCAAATGCCCTTATTGTTTTCGTAAGAGATATCGATGTTGCTTCTGGTAGTGGTGTAGGATTTGAAGTACATAATCAAATTAAAGTACCTCAGTCTGCAATCCTTATTAATAAAGCAGCAACAAACTCATTCTATGGCACTTCTTTACTTGAACTTTTAAAAGAAGAAAAAATTAATCATATTGTTATAGGTGGATGTAAAACAGAACATTGCATTGACACCGCAGTTAGAACAGCTACTGTACAAGGATTTGACGTTACATTAATTAAAAATGGTCATTCCACAACTGATTCTGACGTATTGTCTGCAGAGCAAATTATTGGTCATCATAATAAAACTTTACATGGGCATTATAACGTCGATCATTTTTCTATGGTGAGGGATATCGAGGAAGACCTCTTTCAACCTACTCATGACCAATATCGTGATTAA
- a CDS encoding FbpB family small basic protein: MRKKVRKSFKQLLTENKQSLLSNKENMKEIEERIEKRHVAYSCSNN; encoded by the coding sequence ATGCGAAAAAAAGTGAGAAAATCCTTTAAACAATTATTAACTGAAAATAAACAATCATTATTAAGTAATAAAGAGAATATGAAAGAGATAGAAGAACGAATTGAGAAACGACATGTAGCATATAGTTGTTCTAATAATTGA
- a CDS encoding glutathionylspermidine synthase family protein — protein sequence MSQYIKRRKEFYSNYPNFWSDLYESEYSLFHVFPITEQTMKQLQVATERMGEIFFKTARILRSLSDEQLLEFGFPPTSLPFIRLKGLYPESVISRFDFALTDDNCIKMLEFNSDTPTFIVECFQMNGKVCEELGYDNPNVNDERLLSSGITKAVMEATKGIETPNVVFTSHHEHIEDWNTTMYLSQLCRVENKVMPMSELRITDDALVDGDGVRIDVLYRQTYPIEDLIEDQDPETGDLVGVELLQLVKEGKLFIINPISAFLLQPKSIQCLIWGLAEEGAFYTSEEQQWIKEYMLPTYLEPDLFLEKNSFVQKPSFGREGDTITIRDKDASIIIRNVHETYKTSLPIFQEYTELPVVVLETEKGIEELSYVFGAFLIAGKASGIGIRAGGKITGNESYYLPVGIKKGENK from the coding sequence ATGTCGCAATACATAAAGAGACGAAAAGAATTTTATTCGAATTATCCAAATTTCTGGTCGGATTTATATGAAAGTGAGTATAGTTTGTTTCATGTTTTTCCAATAACAGAGCAAACTATGAAACAGTTGCAAGTAGCGACTGAACGAATGGGGGAAATATTTTTTAAGACTGCTAGAATTCTTCGGAGTTTATCTGACGAGCAGCTGCTAGAATTTGGTTTTCCACCTACAAGCTTGCCTTTTATTAGGTTGAAAGGACTGTATCCTGAATCTGTTATTTCACGATTTGATTTTGCCTTAACAGATGATAATTGTATTAAAATGCTTGAGTTTAATAGTGATACACCAACTTTTATTGTAGAATGCTTTCAAATGAATGGGAAAGTTTGTGAAGAACTAGGCTATGATAACCCAAATGTAAATGACGAGCGTTTACTGTCTTCTGGTATTACAAAGGCTGTAATGGAAGCAACAAAAGGGATAGAGACTCCAAATGTCGTTTTTACCTCTCATCATGAACATATAGAAGATTGGAATACGACTATGTATTTGAGTCAGTTATGTCGAGTTGAAAATAAAGTGATGCCAATGTCGGAGCTTAGAATTACTGATGATGCTTTAGTAGATGGAGATGGTGTACGAATCGATGTTTTGTATCGTCAAACATATCCGATTGAAGATTTGATTGAAGATCAAGATCCGGAAACAGGGGATTTGGTAGGAGTGGAACTTTTGCAACTTGTGAAAGAAGGAAAGCTTTTTATTATAAATCCTATATCAGCTTTTTTACTTCAACCTAAATCAATTCAATGTCTTATTTGGGGACTAGCAGAAGAAGGTGCTTTTTACACAAGTGAGGAACAACAGTGGATTAAAGAATACATGTTACCTACATATTTAGAGCCGGATTTATTTTTGGAAAAGAATTCTTTCGTTCAAAAACCTTCGTTTGGTAGGGAAGGGGATACGATTACGATTCGTGATAAAGACGCAAGTATTATAATTCGAAATGTGCATGAAACATATAAAACGTCACTACCGATATTTCAAGAATATACAGAGCTTCCAGTAGTTGTTCTGGAAACTGAAAAAGGGATTGAAGAGCTCTCATATGTATTTGGGGCGTTTTTAATTGCTGGAAAAGCGAGCGGTATCGGTATACGTGCTGGAGGAAAAATTACAGGGAATGAATCTTATTATTTACCGGTAGGTATTAAGAAGGGGGAAAATAAATGA
- a CDS encoding ribonuclease H family protein, whose amino-acid sequence MKYKIHWLYKTKRGLQTELTTEYMNIEEVLQFAEDFEKTGRAKELLFFDEMDAEWSLKEMKKLSKQVEEEPQEIQVYFDGGYDVQTKEAGVGICVYYKKGNTNYRIRRNAYIEGIYDNNEAEYASLLYGMNILEELGIKYEPVTLRGDSQVVLQQLAGEWPCYDEHLNHYLDQIEQKAKKMKLKLVCEPISRKQNKEAHQLATQALEGTAIDSHKEITE is encoded by the coding sequence ATGAAATATAAAATTCATTGGTTGTATAAAACAAAGCGTGGTTTACAAACGGAATTAACAACAGAGTACATGAACATAGAAGAAGTACTTCAATTTGCGGAGGATTTTGAGAAAACAGGAAGAGCGAAAGAACTATTATTTTTTGATGAAATGGACGCGGAATGGTCATTAAAAGAAATGAAAAAACTGAGTAAGCAAGTGGAGGAAGAGCCTCAAGAAATTCAAGTTTATTTTGATGGTGGTTATGATGTACAGACGAAAGAAGCTGGGGTTGGTATATGTGTATACTATAAAAAAGGAAATACAAATTATCGAATTCGTCGCAATGCATACATAGAAGGCATATATGACAATAACGAAGCGGAGTATGCATCACTATTATACGGGATGAATATACTCGAGGAATTAGGAATTAAATATGAACCAGTTACACTTCGGGGGGATTCTCAAGTTGTACTGCAGCAATTAGCTGGTGAATGGCCTTGCTATGATGAACATTTAAATCATTACTTAGATCAAATTGAACAAAAAGCAAAGAAAATGAAATTAAAGCTTGTTTGTGAACCGATATCTAGAAAACAAAATAAAGAGGCGCATCAATTAGCAACGCAAGCATTAGAAGGGACGGCGATTGACAGTCATAAAGAAATAACCGAATAG
- a CDS encoding zinc-finger domain-containing protein produces MNKKQLITEVNDLLETYCEGCFLQNHNRKNHSKYYAHSFCIRQCTVGEKLKKYGEQLS; encoded by the coding sequence GTGAATAAAAAGCAACTCATTACAGAGGTAAATGACTTATTAGAGACGTATTGTGAAGGATGTTTCTTACAGAATCATAATCGGAAAAATCATAGTAAATACTATGCCCATTCTTTTTGTATACGGCAATGTACGGTTGGAGAGAAATTAAAAAAGTATGGAGAGCAATTGTCATGA
- a CDS encoding aldose 1-epimerase family protein, translated as MTATIQNEKVIVSISDKGAELQSVRLKEDNTEYLWQGDSTYWGRRAPILFPIVGRLVDNTYYVDGKPYSLTQHGFARDLTFSVKEQSETNITYIVTSNEETLKKYPYEFELLVSYELDGQIVHVTYGVNNPTSKEMFFSIGAHPGFNFPLLEGESFTDYHLSFNGSERLETSVLEGPYLSSKKQLIAENTNELPLTYDLFKNDALIFENMNTNEISIRSHKHNKFVKVEFDGFPFVGVWTPGENAPFLCIEPWYGIADEINPAKDFKEKKGIQSLQANETFTCRYSLTIG; from the coding sequence ATGACAGCAACAATTCAAAATGAAAAAGTGATCGTTTCCATTTCTGACAAAGGTGCAGAATTACAAAGCGTTCGCTTAAAAGAAGATAACACTGAATACTTATGGCAAGGCGATTCTACTTATTGGGGGCGCCGCGCACCAATTTTATTCCCAATTGTCGGCCGATTAGTAGATAATACATACTACGTAGATGGTAAACCATATTCTTTAACACAACACGGCTTTGCTCGTGATCTTACATTCTCTGTAAAAGAACAAAGTGAAACGAATATCACTTATATTGTTACTAGTAATGAAGAAACATTAAAAAAATACCCATACGAATTCGAATTACTCGTTTCTTATGAGCTAGACGGACAAATCGTTCATGTAACATATGGAGTAAATAATCCTACTTCAAAAGAGATGTTCTTCTCAATCGGAGCACACCCTGGTTTCAACTTCCCCTTATTAGAGGGCGAATCATTTACAGATTATCATTTATCATTTAATGGTTCTGAACGATTAGAAACAAGCGTATTAGAAGGACCTTACCTTTCAAGTAAAAAGCAATTAATCGCTGAAAATACGAATGAATTACCACTTACATACGATTTATTCAAAAATGATGCGCTTATTTTTGAAAATATGAATACGAATGAAATCTCTATTCGTTCTCATAAACATAATAAATTTGTAAAAGTAGAATTTGACGGCTTCCCATTTGTCGGCGTATGGACACCAGGCGAGAACGCACCTTTCTTATGTATTGAACCTTGGTACGGGATTGCTGATGAAATAAATCCAGCAAAAGATTTCAAGGAAAAAAAAGGAATTCAATCTTTACAAGCGAATGAAACATTTACATGTCGTTATAGTCTTACAATCGGCTAA
- a CDS encoding reverse transcriptase-like protein, giving the protein MIEVYIDGASKGNPGPSGAGVFIKGVQPAVQLSFPLGTMSNHEAEYHALLAALKYCTEHNYNIVSFRTDSQLVERAVEKEYAKNKMFAPLLEEALQYIKSFDLFFIKWIPSSQNKVADELARKAILQN; this is encoded by the coding sequence TTGATTGAAGTATATATTGATGGTGCATCAAAAGGAAATCCTGGTCCTTCTGGTGCAGGAGTGTTTATTAAAGGGGTTCAACCAGCTGTACAATTATCATTTCCCCTTGGGACAATGTCCAATCATGAAGCAGAATACCACGCTTTACTTGCAGCATTAAAATATTGCACGGAGCATAATTATAACATTGTCTCTTTTCGTACAGATTCGCAACTTGTCGAGCGAGCTGTTGAAAAAGAATACGCAAAAAATAAAATGTTTGCACCACTATTAGAGGAAGCACTGCAGTACATAAAAAGTTTCGATCTCTTTTTTATTAAGTGGATTCCAAGTAGTCAAAATAAAGTCGCTGATGAATTAGCTAGAAAAGCTATCTTACAAAATTAA
- a CDS encoding DUF2564 family protein, whose translation MSSHVNDFEEVKFRVETAQKMVGSATISMDPDTLEHATTAVEAARSQLEIMKSVATDLDEPFLMNEEKKLSKCEHQLHEAKH comes from the coding sequence ATGAGTTCACATGTAAATGATTTTGAAGAAGTAAAATTCCGTGTAGAAACAGCACAAAAAATGGTAGGTTCTGCAACAATTTCAATGGATCCGGACACATTAGAGCATGCCACTACTGCAGTAGAAGCGGCTCGTTCTCAACTAGAAATTATGAAATCCGTTGCGACGGATTTAGACGAACCGTTTCTAATGAATGAAGAAAAAAAATTAAGTAAATGTGAGCATCAATTACACGAAGCGAAGCACTAA
- a CDS encoding cation-transporting P-type ATPase, whose product MLYANKTVGNTSYKLSKKSIKEQIMLQKNKDLLIEIATRDVKSVFAYFKTTRDGLSVKEAQKRIQVYGRNELISKRARIAEVMIKLSEMIPGLSKQNARDELQCETVTVSRVEASSLTGLNNELKMMKLPVQELVPGDMIFLSEGDTVPADVRIIYANDLLVNESMLTGNDASIEKFESCYHLERKRFIPLKRMKDYNPLELENVCFKGTYIVGGTAKAVVVSTGKNTYSGILHTCCGRTS is encoded by the coding sequence ATGTTATATGCAAACAAAACTGTGGGTAACACGTCATATAAACTAAGTAAAAAATCAATAAAAGAACAAATAATGCTCCAAAAAAATAAAGATTTATTAATTGAAATTGCAACGAGAGATGTAAAATCTGTATTTGCGTATTTTAAAACAACAAGAGACGGACTATCTGTGAAAGAAGCACAAAAACGAATTCAAGTATACGGCCGAAATGAATTAATTTCAAAAAGAGCGCGTATTGCGGAAGTGATGATAAAGCTAAGTGAAATGATTCCAGGTCTTTCAAAACAAAATGCACGTGATGAATTACAATGTGAAACAGTTACTGTTTCTAGAGTAGAAGCATCTAGCCTAACAGGGCTAAACAATGAATTGAAAATGATGAAGCTACCAGTACAAGAGCTTGTACCTGGGGATATGATTTTTCTTTCAGAGGGCGATACAGTACCAGCAGATGTACGTATTATTTATGCAAATGATTTATTAGTGAATGAATCTATGCTGACAGGAAACGATGCTAGTATTGAGAAATTTGAAAGCTGCTATCATCTAGAACGTAAACGATTTATTCCATTAAAACGGATGAAAGACTATAATCCACTTGAACTTGAAAATGTATGTTTCAAAGGTACGTATATTGTTGGGGGAACTGCAAAAGCTGTAGTTGTTTCGACAGGTAAAAATACGTATTCAGGAATACTTCATACTTGTTGTGGTAGAACGTCTTAA
- a CDS encoding DMT family transporter, giving the protein MKKDWIAPLALLFVSFIWGATFVVVQNAMSFVGPFTFNGIRFLFAGVILLFVQMIFSKKSSKQDIKQSSLAGLIVGFFLCVGYVLQTFGLLYTTSSKAGFLTGLSIVMVPILSFIFLKQKATIFIVLGIAVATAGLYLLTAGDSFQLNIGDILVLGCAVAFAAHILVNGFFSKKISPLLLSTSQVLAVGMFSSICAFLFEDWEKLFSVSLWTNQSFLFALFLTSLFATSIAFFIQTSAQKHTSPTRVAIIFAMEPVFAALTGVLVANEQLSISAIIGCLCIFLGMVFVELPSKTKKEARAA; this is encoded by the coding sequence GTGAAAAAAGATTGGATTGCTCCTCTTGCTTTATTATTTGTCTCTTTTATTTGGGGAGCTACGTTTGTTGTCGTTCAAAATGCTATGTCTTTCGTTGGTCCGTTTACTTTTAATGGTATTCGCTTTTTATTCGCCGGAGTTATTTTATTATTCGTTCAAATGATTTTCTCAAAAAAATCTTCAAAACAAGATATAAAACAGAGTAGTCTCGCTGGATTAATCGTTGGCTTCTTTTTATGTGTTGGCTATGTATTACAAACATTCGGCTTACTTTATACAACTTCTTCAAAAGCTGGTTTCTTAACAGGGCTTAGTATCGTTATGGTACCAATTTTGTCTTTTATCTTTTTAAAACAAAAAGCTACCATTTTTATCGTACTCGGTATTGCTGTAGCAACAGCAGGTTTATACTTATTAACGGCTGGTGATTCTTTTCAATTAAACATTGGAGATATACTCGTTCTTGGTTGTGCAGTTGCTTTCGCTGCCCATATTCTTGTTAACGGCTTCTTTTCTAAGAAAATATCACCTTTATTGTTAAGCACGTCACAAGTATTAGCTGTTGGTATGTTTTCTTCTATTTGCGCCTTTTTGTTTGAAGATTGGGAAAAATTATTTTCAGTGTCACTATGGACGAATCAGTCCTTTTTATTCGCTCTCTTTCTAACTTCCCTGTTTGCGACATCAATTGCTTTTTTCATTCAAACATCTGCACAAAAACACACTTCTCCAACGAGAGTAGCAATTATTTTCGCAATGGAGCCCGTTTTTGCTGCATTAACAGGCGTTCTAGTTGCAAACGAACAACTTTCTATTTCTGCCATTATCGGGTGTCTATGTATATTCCTAGGTATGGTTTTTGTTGAACTTCCTTCAAAGACAAAAAAAGAAGCGCGGGCTGCGTGA
- a CDS encoding DUF6123 family protein: protein MQTVEDYLSFLHTKGFKLSEEAQGFIMFGQGYTGASDGIVNAAIEATIKHQLQFDGSYFVALLERLKEEEITDKKSAKAFMRKLQA from the coding sequence ATGCAAACAGTAGAAGATTATCTTTCATTCTTACATACGAAAGGATTTAAATTATCAGAGGAAGCACAAGGGTTTATTATGTTCGGACAGGGATATACGGGTGCATCTGATGGAATTGTAAACGCAGCAATAGAAGCGACGATTAAACATCAATTACAGTTTGATGGGAGTTATTTTGTTGCGTTATTAGAACGATTGAAAGAAGAAGAAATTACAGATAAAAAAAGCGCTAAGGCTTTTATGCGGAAGTTACAAGCGTAA
- a CDS encoding 5'-3' exonuclease, translating to MKKVLLVDGMALLFRAFYATSVYGQFMKRQDGTPTNGIHGYMKHLLTATQAIEPTHIVTCWDMGSTTFRTESFSNYKANRAAPPEELIPQFDLVQEMTAKLSIPVIGMKGYEADDCIGTLAKQYCNEAEVYILTGDTDLLQLVEKNVTVMLLRKGIGNYEYYTPEKIMEEKGVEPWQIVHAKAFMGDTSDNYPGVKGIGEKTAYKLIQEHGTVSAVLENIASLTKAQRTKIESDLENLNISLQLAQIHCEVPISCSLEEGVHTMDEEKLRFVCNEMNWGRPEILINML from the coding sequence ATGAAAAAAGTATTATTAGTTGATGGTATGGCACTATTATTTCGTGCTTTTTACGCAACAAGTGTCTACGGACAATTTATGAAGAGACAAGATGGTACCCCAACGAATGGGATTCATGGTTATATGAAACATTTATTAACGGCAACACAAGCAATTGAGCCAACACACATTGTAACGTGCTGGGATATGGGAAGTACGACATTTAGAACAGAATCGTTCTCGAATTATAAAGCAAATCGTGCAGCACCGCCGGAAGAATTAATTCCACAATTTGATTTAGTGCAAGAAATGACTGCGAAATTATCTATTCCAGTCATCGGTATGAAAGGTTATGAAGCTGATGATTGTATCGGTACACTTGCAAAACAATATTGTAACGAAGCGGAAGTTTATATTTTAACTGGAGATACAGATCTACTGCAACTTGTTGAAAAGAACGTTACAGTTATGCTTCTTCGTAAAGGAATTGGAAATTATGAGTATTATACACCGGAGAAAATCATGGAAGAGAAAGGTGTAGAACCTTGGCAAATTGTCCATGCAAAAGCATTCATGGGAGATACAAGTGATAATTATCCAGGTGTAAAAGGTATTGGTGAAAAAACAGCGTATAAGCTTATTCAAGAACATGGTACAGTATCGGCAGTACTAGAAAATATAGCATCATTAACGAAAGCACAGCGTACAAAAATTGAAAGTGATTTAGAGAACTTAAATATCTCTTTACAATTAGCGCAAATTCATTGTGAAGTTCCAATTTCATGCTCGTTAGAAGAAGGGGTGCACACAATGGATGAAGAAAAACTACGATTCGTTTGCAACGAAATGAACTGGGGAAGACCTGAAATATTAATTAATATGCTTTAA